DNA sequence from the Nicotiana tomentosiformis chromosome 3, ASM39032v3, whole genome shotgun sequence genome:
AAAACATGCTATTGCCTAATTTGAGCAATTTAGATTCTCTTAAATCCGTTTAGCCAATGTGTTCTAAACTACAGTTGTTTATGACCTTTGCACTTGTTAGCATCTCTTTAGTGTTAGTTCTGCTTAAAATATCAATTctgttatttgaatatgcttcatcTGCATAATTTGTActttctttagttaattagtctattgtgtcCAAAACCTAAATGTTTACATTTACTATCTCATATGAGCTTGTTTTCCCATTCTGTTCTGAATTTTTGTAATGGTAATCTTGCCATGTAGTATGTTTTAAGTCTGTGTTAAGATCCTCTCTACCAACCATGACTATTTCCTTGTTAATATGTCCCTCAGCATGTTTTTGGCTCACTTGATCCACCAGTAATTGTCATAATCTGTGTTGCCCCATCATGTCTAATGCAGTTCTGCTGTCTGATATGAAATTAACATGACTATTTTATGACACTGGGAtatatacttagcataatttgaACCTTTAGGTTTTCACCTGTTTGGTATTGTGCATCTGTGCATGACAATCTTTGTCAATCCTGCAAACTTGTTCTTTCCTTAACTCTGCCAATATGTGACTGCCTATGTGCTAAGAGTCGAACCTGCTTCTAAATCTTTACTAAACTTGCTTTTAAATCCTGTGACATGTTCGATTATCTACTCTATTTGCTCAACTTGGCCATGTCTAttttaagttataattgtatCCCTCAATTCCTGTCTCTCAACCTTGGTCCACTCTCCTTCACTTGTTACCTATGCTCTCTTAAatttctcattcttagccggctgaaagccaaggctacctaggctTTACTGCTGACCTCCCTAGTATGAGCGCTGCTCGGGGTCtatttgaggcccttgtgaactctgacgcactaggatttgggtccttAGTCATTTCCTAAAACTTAAACTACCCTCATTCAACACCTTTTTCCTATTATCTGTTGTACATCTAAGTCGGTTGGTTTAAATGATGCAATGCTTGGCAATATGGTTATATTAATTGACTTTGGGCTCCTCTATGGATTATGGGGTTGTGTTGATGAATACAGCTCCTTGTTAGAAGTCTGGGTATGCTGTGTGAGAATTGCTAAAGGCCCAGACAGTGCTGGGTATTTCATTTGGGCCGGCTATGGgcctattgtcattatttgtataacatttgtatcttactcattaatgggcctataataactttgtataaataattggggtgttagtaaagtggggaatgggtagatttctaatatttgcataccaaatgggtagataatatgcctataggactcagtgatttacttgttatatatATGATATTCCATCACTATGTGctctatagaaatcatgccattaggggaaacacacacacacacacattctgATAGCAAACATGAACCCAAAGTGCTGCAAATCTTTCTTACTGCTACGTGCTACTAGAAAACCTGCATATAGGAATAAATATCATTGATTTCAATTCGCATCAGCATTCACTATAAATCATGCCTACAATATTTTGACTATTCCATTTGCCACTGTtacctagaaaatatgcctataggattaaggTATGACGATAAAATCAGCTCTAAGTGCTGaacgttagagatcctgcctataggatataatTACTCGCCATAATTTGTTAAATCACTCAAACACTGTTTCACGTATGCTATTGTTAGAAAGCATGAATAATTCTGGGCTTTCTTTCAATAGATTTCATTGTCACTTTGTGATTCACACCTAGACACAGCATCTATAGGTTAAATAATTGGAAATCTGCAATCTCAAATCAGCATGCAACAATCGTTTAAGTATTTGGAGATAAGCAGCGCCTAGCCTTTGAAACCTCTTGTATGTTTTAATGCATAGTCACATAGAAAtaatgtctatagggcttaaggttcttaattctgaaatggcctaacatgaaaacctgtttcgcgtgcatttgttgctaaagtgtggaggctaacttgagcccttaactaccatatttgaagtccaatatgtgttttgtttgTCACCTAGTTTTGCATTTTTGAGAAGCCTATatgaggtctagaaccatccaaatagaggtccaaaatctcctggaccataggtatgggacgggtagttcACGCggagggtacgacttagaattgaattagagcgctcttaggtaaacaactttaacatagtaatcgggtagtaggagatgatagtttgtgcctgctggataatatgagtaacatactatctcaagggagttacgaaatattatttatgtcgaggagtgcctaacaccttctctttgaggtaacttgagcccttacccaatctttaGTGGCGTCGACTAGTTAAAacaaagttatttgcaaataggtgccctagcGCACCTTACatatcattaggtggcgactctcctcttttaatacctctttaaaagagttgtcacatgtcgaagcccgctttTCACGAGAAAAGAAATAGGTACGTGAcaagcattttggaagaattccttaaatttgagttgaagtgcatttcaatgctatcgatgtatgtttgggattctgagtccgggaatagctttgtatggtgattctggtactGGGAACACGTCTGGATGTGGATTtagaggcccgtaggtcattttgggatcatttggcaaaagttggaaatttggttaattttgagaagtttgaccgggagtagactttttgatatcgggatcaaatTCTGattttcagaagttggagtagatctataatgtcaattatgacttgtgtgcaaaatttgaggtcaatcggacgtgatttgataggtttcggcatcgattggagaagtttggaatttcaaagttcattaagtttgaattggagggtgattcatagtttcgatgttgtttggcgcgatttgaggcctcgactaagttcataatgtgttttgggatgtgttggtatatttgggtgATGTCTCAAGGacttcgggtggatttcggatggttaacggatggAGTTTGGACTTCCTTGTAATGGCAAGTGGGGTGGGgaggttttctaggcttggccattttaattttttgtaatcattgtacccttcagCAGGTACTCCTGGAATTTCTCCCAATTCCTTGTCATCAAAGCTCACAGTCACCCCCTTTTCCACACTGGTGACTCTGCCATTTTTTATCTCATAATTTTTcatgaactccacaatctcagTTCTGGAAAACTTTCCATctatctgaaggaccatgtccttctaACCCTGCAATTGTAGCTTTTCCAGCAGCATCATCAtgccttcctcctccaagtccctGAGGAGTCTACACTTCAAGATGGTTCTTTTCCCAAACTTAACAGTCTTGTCCTTCTCTTCATCAGATTCCTCTTCTTCTCCACTCTCTTCTTCCTCCACTACTTTCACTTTTCTAGACTTCATGGCAGACCTGGTTCTTTTTGCCAAGGTAGAAGGCTTTGCAGACTTTGTCTTCGAAGGAGACTTCTTTTTGGAAGTCTTTATTTTCTTTGCCtttggagtcacaacctccacctcttcttcctcctcttcaTCATAAAGGACCGCATGTCcatctcctcaatttcaactgCCTCAACAGGCTCACTCACTTTCTTCTTTCTCGTTGCAGcaacttttcttttactttcttccAAGGCCTTTTCAAGTTCAGCCTCACTCTACTTCTTCTGACTCTTTATAGCTCTTCCTCTTGTGGGAGGAGTCTCTACTGGGATAGAAGAGGCAGCATTTCTCTTCTTGTTTGACCTAGCAGTTCCAGGAATTTTAACTCCTgaactcttctttctttttggattATAGCTTTCAGACACGCGTTTTAGTAGGTCTTCAAGGGGTTCCTACAAAGAAGGAACATGTTCTTGAAACCTCTTCCTCAACCTAACCAACCCATCATCATCTTCTCCAAACCCACTACCCCCTTTTTCTCTCAAACTTTCTTCCTCTTCAGCAGATTTCTCACTCCACAATACCATAGCTCCTGTTTCTTCAATAACAACTGGAGTAGGTGAAGATTCAGCCACTCCTTCTTTTCCTATTCCCCTCATATCACCTTGAGCAACCtcactctctttttattttttctttttatctttacCATCAATTTTCCCAGATTTAGTGGTTTCAACCCCAGCCACAGTTCCTACCAGAACAAACCTATTTTCTAGATTTTCAGCAACCTCAAAAATTGTTTCAGATGTAATTTTAGGACCAGATGTTACCTGCTCTGTTTCAGATGAAATAGTTTCTTCCCCCCTCAGTAGTAGACTTAAATGATTCTtcagattttgggggttcttgtgCCTGGCTTGCTTTTAATTATTCATCTAATTTCTTGGATAATTTACTCCCTGCCAATATCTTACGAGCAATAACCTTTACTCGTCCTTTCCTGGGTGTAGGGTTGGTTGAAGGTGTGGGTATGGATTCTTTGGATGGTGATGAGGGTTTTTCAGAGAGGCTAGTCATTGATAATGGTAGAAGGAATATGTGTGTATTTAGAAGATGAGAGAAGATCGAGAGAAATATTTGTGGCTGGAAATTAGAAATGAATAAACAGCTAAGGCCAAATTAATATAAATAGGGAGAATTTAATTGGGTAACGGCAgcttttcagaagctcaagagtctaatcaaactgggagTCAGTTTGAAAAGATGTTGACGACTCTTcctagaatctaggcacttattGCGCTTTGGGACTCTCTTTGGGTGAAATTGGTTCATTTTGTAACGTATAAGCTCAAGGAAGGTTAGGATTAAATGGGACTCCCCTTTTgatcataatccaaatataattatttcaaaatatgcagaGTGGAGAGTACATACtaagtaatcttgatgaaccaggttcttcactgagaaatctcttgtgtaagtcttaATTTTCTAATAGAATAAAGATAATAttattagagattaatgagacaTTGTAGCACATGGTACAAGAGTATACTAGTggaagtatgagactgagcaaaatcttATCTAATTCtgtacaaaattcacaaattatctaaccaatttttgagttagaactggttctttttaggtgatcttaatcatccctaattctaattTGTTCCTTTCAAACTGATCTCTACTTAGatattttgtgaagatgtcagctattttcttgtcagtagcacaaaattccacagtgattaAACCattttcatagttgtccctcaaaagGTTATGcgtaacatctatgtgcttattTCTTTTGTGATGAATCGGGTTTTTGGTCATAcaaattgcactagtgttatcacaaaagatggggatatAACCTACGTCAATTTCAAAATCCATTAATTGATGTTTGGTTGACAACAATTGATCACATCATGAGGCAGCAACAATAttctcagcttcagcagtagataaggccacaaaATTTTGCTTGTTGGCGGCTCAAGACACAAATACATGAGCCAAAAAAGTGTTGCCATATCTGAGGTGCTTTTTTTATCCATAAGAAAATctacataatcagcatcagcatatccaactaagttgaaattactacgTTTTGGATACCATATACAAAGGTCAGTGGTGctttttaggtatctcaagatcctcttgacaacaGTAAAGtaagactcctttggatttgactgaaatctagcacaaagtcctacattgaaaacaatgtcaggtctgctagcagtgagatataacaatgagccaatcattcccctatacaacttctgatcaacagatgaaccaggttcatctacatccaattttgtggttgttgctataggagtgttgatttctttggaatcttccattttaaaccttttaagcaactccttcacatacttctgctgatggatcatagttccatttgaattttatttaatttataagcctaaaaaaaattaagctcacccatcatactcatttcaaattcattccccattagtttagcaaattctttacttaacttatcagtagttgctccaaatattatatcatcaacatatatctgaactaccaagagatatttacctttttctttcaaaaataaagTATTGTTAATTTTACCTCTCTTATAGCCATTCTCAAGAAAGAATTATGaaaatctttcataccatgctcttggagcctgcttgagcccataaagtgccttgtcaagcttgtacacatgatcaggacattccttgctttcaaagcccgaaggtttcttgacaaatacttcttcctttagatagccactgaggaaggcactcttgacatccatctgatagAGAGTGAATTTCATGTAGGCAGCAAAgactataaggagtctaattgcttccaatcttgcaactggagcaaaagtctcatcatagtatATGCCCTcatcttgactatatccttgaaccaccaatcttgccttattCCTTGTAACtcttccatcttcatcaagtttgtttctgaagacccattttgtgccaattactgatatgtccttgggtcttggtaccagatgccaaacttgacttctttAAAATTGGTTGAGcttatcttgcattgcattcacccagtttgcatcctgcaaagcctcaacaacatttttaggttcaataagagatcaAAAAGCATCAAAAGtacaaagattcttcaaagaagatctggttttgattccagaggttggatcagtaattatgttctcaatgagATGAGaaatttgatacttgtaaggtttcacaaccagctgGTTTCCCCTAGATtttccttcaatgttttgttgctaaggaacaggttcatggacaggttccatcGAGGTGTGAGGATCAGTTCCTCTTAGTTCAGTTCCCCCTGTCaggttgccctgggtggaaggacctgttccattacctgttccttcctctagtgcagcttcagtctgggctgtagttttatttgagtttcttaccagcccaattgcttcattatcatgttcctgcctctcagaaagaatgttagtttcgtcaaaaatcacatgtacactttcttctataCATATAGTctttttgttataaatcttataggctttactatgtgaagaatatcccaaaaatactccctcatcacttctgggatcaaacttacctagggagtctttaccattattgtacACAacgcacttgcatccaaatgccctaagatggaaTATATTTGGCTTtttccctttaagtaactcatagggagtcttctcaacaagaggtctagtcatgcacctatttatgatgtagcatgcagtgttcacagcttctacccagaaactatgggaaagtttactagaaagaagcatagtcccattgcttccaatgtcctattctatctttcaactactccattctgttgtggagtcctaggagcagaaacattatgatttatgccatgctcatcacaaaattcagcaaatttagcattttcaaattcagtaccatgatcagacctaattgatgtaagttgattacctagttgtttctgtgtttttctaacaaaagaagtgaacatgtcaaatgcttcatctttagatgttaaaagcaatgtccaagtaaacctagagtaatcatcaacaagcaccataacatatcttttaccacctatgctcaatgttctcattggtccacaaagatccatatggacaagttccatcgtcctggtggtgcttaccattttcttgcttttgaaagaggatcttacctgcttcccccatgcacaagcctcacaaactttatcttcctttaACTTAATGTTAGGTAGCCctgtcaccaagtccttggagactagtttgttgagttgacttagactggcatgtccaagtctcttgtgccaaaggaggggatcattatccaacacccttaagcaagtgagttcattatctgaaagtgtggacaaatccacaacatatatgttgttcactcttttttcctgcaaaactatcttgtcagtggtaatattaatcacaaagcattttgtagaggtgaatgctaccatgttacctctatcacacaattgtgatacacttattagattgtacttcagtccatctatcaagtagacattctcaatagagtgagaatcagtcttacctacctttccaaccccaatgatatcacctttcttcccattttaaaaggacacattacctcctttaaggtccttaagtgaaagaaactagttcttgcttcctgtcatatgctttgagcaactactatccatgtatcatatttggctgctccccttcacttggacctgcaaaagaaaatcaggggttagtcttaggaacccaaactagtttgggtccctttctataggcaaaaggatgaatcaaattctttttagcccaacttggaagcctatttttcccttgaacaaaatctttgttcttttgacttgtcttttcttttgcagtgcattcacttttatagtgaccagtgttaccacaatgtgtgcaaatcttgttctcagaaAGTGTAAGAAAcatgcttttgggatcccacatAGGTGTGgggttcccaaagccaagtcctcttttgttgctactatggtgttcttgtagccatgaaagtgcatcagaggacctgttccatttacaagttctgtctagctcatgcttgaccttgatTAGATTCTCCTTTAGGATTCTTGCCTGATCGTCTCTCCTGTAtaactcatctttcatttttcctatattttcttctaaagtgagttgtgtgtgatcaacTGTCTTTTTTCCTGTTCCTAGtttcaattttagattttcaTATTTAAGCTCTAGGACAGTcgagtcaagtgcatgaacctggttcttcaacacagtattttcacttacagtttcactaaccctaagtttcaggtttttgcacttagccttcaaaatcacacattctttagacaGATGTTCATTTTCGttatttacatcctcatattcATCAATTAGCTCTAGTACTAACTCAGATAACCTTTttttagacaaaaatttaatcttgtctttgagatgaattacacttacctcagtttcttcatcagattcttcaatggccataagtgcttgttcatcctcatcatcatcatcatcatcatccgagCTTTCACCCCAAACagcgaccatagccttggttgatcctttgttgttgcttttcttgggttgaatatgttccttcttcctgttccttcgttcagctctttccttcttccattcgatTCCCCATAAATAAcagttcttgatgtggtgatcagtctttccacacttgtagcagccatTATTGGTTTGCTTTTTAGGAGCTTTTAACATActatagcttccacttcttgaaagAACCTTTTCCTCTtctcaggtacttcttgaagtccttggtgatcatatccatttcatcatcttctatatTAGAataaccttcagtgattctgagtgccaagctcctttccttcttaggtacattcatcttcatggtttgtctcctaagttcataggcaATGAGATTTCTAATCAATTCATCTAGTGGGAGAgtagcaatgttctttgactctTGGATGGCAGTGATCTTGCTTTCCCAAGTGATTGGCAAGACCCTAGTAAGTATCTTCTCAACCCTCtcttcttcaggaataatccttccaagagattttagttcatttgtcagtgtagtaaaaccttgtgtacatctcttgaatggtttctccattcttcatagcaaagttctcatACTGAGAGTACAGTAGAGTTCCTCTAGATCTCTTCACTTGAGtagttccttcatgagccaccTGTAGTGTGACTTggtaaatgaatttttaaaaggttaaacttcatttttcttgaccgttaaatAAAAATTGGcatttccttggataattgctccttaaagaatccttgattgactgttgaatgtgtttatcttttgtggagcgggccgaatgcctcggcagattaaatagatgcatctatggttcgcgtcgttcgaccctcggcagtgcacaatttaaatttttatgttggagcaggtcgtatgacctcggcatgatCTGTGCAtgattgaacttgattgctttggaatttacaataaatgatattgcctcctcggcCTAAGATAagttgttaaataatgggaaataaatttggaaatttcttatgaacaaaagaattgtttacttattttatGACATTGAGCTTACAGTCGTTCtacataatccatgcttatttatatcattgacattttatttataacccatagtaagtgtcggagccgacccctcgtcactaattcttcgAGTTTAGGCGGGATatttactaggtacgcgttgatttacgtactcatactacacttgctgcacatttttgtgcaggtgcatatatgcctagtggccttgtgggtgcagaggcgcggttattgcggggacttaggtgatctgcattccatgttacgagtccgcaaccaacagagtctccttcagagtatttatattttcctgtccaaatttgtatttcggacagatgttattttttattttacatttttggcttgcctgacagcggtgtccggcgccatcacgacctttaatggattttgggttgtgacaacatggtatcagagcactaggttcacttaggtctcacgagtcatgagcgagtctagtagagtcttgtggatcggtacgaagatgtctgtacttatcttcgagaggctacatgactgttaggagcacttcccttcttgattcctcatcgtgcgattcgattcctttgaggcttatgccttcatttccttcctattcaatcttatgcgatgtgaagcgcttgctataaatttggaaatcgaggaattttaatggtactacagatgtggtgccggtgtttctccctgcgtatttgtttgggctattgtcatcgccttacggaaggtcgttctgtcgttgcagctcagtatcagtattacctaaggttttgaggtttggcattgattgttatgacgattcatgcATTGCTATCGCACTGTGTTTGTGTAATGATAGGATGCCTGTCTATGCatcgaagcagtgaatgacttggaaggaggtttactcagtgcatgattcagagatccagtattttatttccggcgaaggaaaggtaatcggactatgaatattcaggtttgggttgacggagtaacgagacttcgtatttcgagcatggtggaattttcatctgtgatgtggtgtcgtcaccatgggttgaatgtgttaagttcaccgatgttatggtcttcatcaatttgccttcgggacAGGGTAGTGCGAAATAGTGCCGGGGAAGCGGCTAtcagagatcgcagtgtgcggTGGTTTAGGACTTAATCGGTGGTACGGGTGTTGAGgattcaaggaagatgatcttcggaaaggcTTTAAGTTGGTGGCGATCGAtcagttcaagtgctacagaggtagattttgatttaaggcaacaactgggtagcgaaggatgaggaagaacatgtgggaggtatcttgcggtggttaaatttctagaatgccaagtgtgagaaacagaagccgggtagtttcttaaaggagagggtttgaccaaagtgggagagtggcaaagtaTCAGATGGGTTCTATAGTAGGATAGCTACATGCCTTGGGAAATGTTTAGAGTGATTCGGGATTTCATGGTGGACAgcgactaggtctacggacttaatttggaatattggctattatacgggGGAGAGTGGATACGACGGAAAGGAGTTGCCTGATAGGAagaatacaacatgactttggatgtGAATGTACTGTCACaccttttagttgatgtccatgaggagtgaatggacttgtacagctggtgaataagCACGGGCTCAAGATGGCTTACTGATTATGTAGTAAGTGTATCCAGTGCAGCAACGTTGGAAGATggcggcatgtaatttccacaggtgggttatctcctgcgagcaGGTCAACGGTCGTGTGGGtgacgaagcttctacgaagaattctattGGCTATTTGGTGAGAGGTTGAATATGAAaacgtggctagtgattcagagtgttcatgaaatggttaacaggaagattttgaggcaaattggtgggttgattgtgcaagatcatgtcaatgggggGTAAGGAGTCTTGGTGGATTCCAGgattatgcaatggtagcttcaagata
Encoded proteins:
- the LOC138908524 gene encoding uncharacterized protein, with protein sequence MRGIGKEGVAESSPTPVVIEETGAMVLWSEKSAEEEESLREKGGSGFGEDDDGLEPLEDLLKRVSESYNPKRKKSSGVKIPGTARSNKKRNAASSIPVETPPTRGRAIKKEEEEVEVVTPKAKKIKTSKKKSPSKTKSAKPSTLAKRTRSAMKSRKVKVVEEEESGEEEESDEEKDKTVKFGKRTILKCRLLRDLEEEGMMMLLEKLQLQG